In Candidatus Nitrosarchaeum limnium SFB1, the following proteins share a genomic window:
- a CDS encoding hypothetical protein (hypothetical protein Nmar_0508) gives MRNDQRFEIERAFDLLPHIVGSSWAVIWFRLNKIQKPTREEYRKKVLEYLKMMEPVFESYKTDENFSEIVKYINIRKQEEYEKISSGLNKEVEKRYERYIDYG, from the coding sequence ATGAGAAATGATCAACGCTTTGAGATAGAAAGGGCTTTTGATTTACTACCACATATTGTGGGTTCAAGCTGGGCAGTAATTTGGTTTAGACTAAACAAAATACAGAAACCTACACGTGAGGAATATAGAAAAAAAGTTCTAGAGTATCTAAAAATGATGGAGCCCGTATTCGAATCATACAAAACAGATGAGAATTTCTCAGAGATTGTAAAATACATCAATATAAGAAAGCAAGAAGAATATGAAAAAATTTCATCAGGTCTAAATAAAGAAGTAGAAAAAAGATATGAAAGATATATCGACTATGGATAA
- a CDS encoding protoporphyrinogen oxidase: MIKPICIIGAGIGGLTTGALLANEGYEIKIFEKNSKLGGRTTSMKFRNHILDNGFHIMPFYKKSAIFTVLKLVGIENRLNLATVDKISFFSDIGFHKYPKGMSDLLRLSLIPFKSRISLLKILLPMAFASMQKTESWDNFSLTEITKSLDPKTNAFFEAVCMLAFADSSEHISLGEFARTIIRANPFKDGTSEFAYPVDGGYDSISKVLANFIQEKNGEINLNTSVKRIVIENSVVTGIVTFDDQLIKTNCVVVSYPAYLALNELFEKNIIDDKFIKKIDRLNKKTSVVEVHFALNSKLDSRQVVFPVGDNYVTKGIFFISNIAPSVSPLGEHLMIAGTPVSSLVAEDPQKIKQIVDDMKKEISVIYPNFAFSLIWERPMAWNLVESVVKEPGMVWKSKMPHQIPGIKGLFFVGDSTVSYGIGTDSAAHSSVLCHPKIIKYLDKKLS, encoded by the coding sequence ATGATAAAACCAATTTGCATAATAGGTGCCGGAATAGGGGGTTTGACCACAGGAGCCCTTCTTGCTAATGAAGGTTATGAGATAAAAATATTTGAAAAGAATTCAAAATTAGGAGGTAGAACCACTTCTATGAAATTCAGAAATCATATTTTAGATAACGGGTTTCATATAATGCCCTTTTACAAAAAGTCTGCAATTTTTACAGTTTTAAAATTGGTAGGTATTGAGAATAGATTAAATCTTGCAACTGTGGATAAAATTTCATTTTTTTCTGATATTGGGTTTCACAAGTATCCAAAGGGTATGAGTGATTTGCTGCGACTTTCATTAATTCCTTTTAAGAGTAGAATTTCTTTGTTGAAAATACTACTTCCTATGGCATTTGCATCAATGCAAAAAACTGAATCTTGGGATAATTTTTCTTTAACTGAAATAACTAAAAGTCTAGATCCTAAAACTAATGCTTTTTTTGAAGCTGTATGTATGCTGGCATTTGCTGATTCCTCTGAACATATATCACTAGGTGAATTTGCAAGGACCATAATTCGAGCAAATCCCTTCAAAGATGGCACAAGTGAATTTGCTTATCCAGTTGATGGCGGCTATGATTCTATTTCGAAAGTATTAGCTAATTTTATACAAGAAAAAAATGGTGAAATTAATCTAAACACATCAGTTAAGAGAATTGTAATAGAAAATTCTGTAGTAACTGGGATAGTTACTTTCGATGATCAACTCATTAAAACTAACTGTGTTGTTGTATCATATCCTGCATATCTAGCATTAAATGAATTATTTGAAAAAAATATCATTGATGATAAATTTATTAAAAAAATAGATCGATTAAATAAAAAAACATCTGTAGTAGAAGTCCACTTTGCTCTCAATTCCAAATTAGACTCTAGACAAGTTGTATTTCCAGTTGGTGATAATTACGTTACAAAAGGCATTTTTTTTATCTCAAATATTGCCCCCTCCGTATCTCCATTAGGTGAACACTTGATGATTGCTGGTACTCCTGTATCTTCATTGGTAGCAGAGGATCCACAAAAAATTAAACAAATTGTTGATGATATGAAAAAGGAAATATCTGTAATTTATCCAAACTTTGCCTTTTCTTTAATTTGGGAGAGACCTATGGCATGGAATTTAGTTGAATCTGTAGTAAAAGAGCCTGGGATGGTATGGAAATCTAAAATGCCTCATCAAATTCCAGGAATCAAAGGCCTATTTTTTGTAGGCGACTCTACTGTGAGTTATGGAATTGGCACTGACTCTGCAGCACATAGCTCTGTTCTATGTCATCCTAAAATCATAAAATACCTAGACAAGAAATTATCTTGA
- a CDS encoding hypothetical protein (hypothetical protein Nmar_0973): protein MKTLIATIAAILLVGSITSFVSAEGVPAWVKNNAGWWADGTISESEFISGIQFLIKDGVIVIPVTEVSAEKSQSVPVWVKNNAGWWADGTITDAEFVNGIQHLIKTGVITITTESKSTNPVSDASDSKLASLQADLEKCADVIKAYERLNCEREAKLKITEYEYVQTATQYVVGPATFYFVGPEFEVSDSGQALLTIKMLVKNTGSNENVSLMCTGPSICSYDVWNGEKAFKYAATDFTNGNIVLTPGQAREFSMLFGPLVPYGGTQFIYDPAKDYVFRIAEPWGSANIPLDLP, encoded by the coding sequence ATGAAAACATTAATTGCCACAATAGCCGCAATTTTACTAGTTGGTTCAATTACTTCGTTTGTAAGTGCTGAAGGTGTTCCAGCTTGGGTAAAGAATAATGCCGGATGGTGGGCAGACGGAACAATATCCGAATCGGAATTTATTTCTGGAATACAATTTTTGATTAAAGATGGGGTTATAGTAATTCCAGTAACAGAAGTATCTGCAGAGAAATCTCAATCTGTACCAGTTTGGGTAAAGAATAATGCCGGATGGTGGGCAGACGGAACTATCACAGATGCTGAATTTGTAAATGGTATTCAGCATCTGATAAAGACTGGAGTAATTACAATTACTACTGAATCAAAATCAACAAACCCTGTTTCAGATGCTTCTGATTCAAAACTCGCTTCACTACAAGCAGACTTGGAAAAGTGTGCTGATGTTATTAAAGCATATGAAAGATTAAATTGTGAAAGAGAAGCAAAACTAAAAATCACAGAATATGAATATGTTCAAACAGCTACTCAGTATGTTGTTGGTCCTGCAACATTTTATTTTGTAGGTCCTGAGTTTGAGGTAAGTGATTCTGGACAAGCCTTATTGACCATCAAAATGCTTGTTAAAAATACAGGTTCAAATGAGAATGTTTCTTTGATGTGTACTGGTCCATCCATTTGTAGCTATGATGTTTGGAATGGTGAAAAGGCATTCAAATACGCTGCAACTGACTTTACTAACGGAAACATTGTTCTGACTCCTGGACAAGCAAGAGAATTTTCAATGCTGTTTGGCCCACTAGTTCCATATGGTGGTACACAATTCATCTATGATCCTGCTAAAGACTATGTTTTTAGGATTGCAGAACCTTGGGGTAGTGCAAACATCCCGTTAGATCTACCATAA
- a CDS encoding response regulator receiver protein: protein MVYIRAKKVKSDNYLYLVKSVWDSKKNTSKQEIVKYLGKASEVIKEDIPIEFRNDSKILAVLASHNPKDIAKREESTKKSKQMLYKKLTEGDIQSSVKIYQEYIKIFNPGDFFDKILRPVMYKIGEDWASNTISIATEHVASNVAQTLVKIIMDEVTGAANKKKILVCVPLGEEHHLGCDVLETYLSIKGFKVYNIATSIPTESILSFIEYNKPDIVLISITLEDNISAGQRLVKKIKDQYDVPILVGGFAFQSEKVHKFNAKVIPDVNLEEIPRILRAA, encoded by the coding sequence ATGGTTTACATTAGGGCAAAAAAAGTAAAATCAGATAATTATCTATATTTGGTAAAAAGTGTGTGGGATTCTAAAAAAAATACATCAAAACAAGAAATCGTAAAATATTTGGGTAAAGCATCAGAAGTAATAAAAGAAGACATACCAATTGAATTTAGAAACGATTCAAAAATTTTAGCTGTGTTAGCATCACATAATCCAAAAGACATAGCAAAAAGAGAAGAATCAACAAAAAAATCAAAACAGATGCTATACAAAAAATTAACAGAAGGTGATATTCAGTCATCTGTAAAAATTTATCAAGAATATATCAAAATATTTAATCCGGGGGATTTCTTTGATAAAATTTTAAGACCAGTAATGTACAAAATAGGAGAAGATTGGGCAAGCAACACAATAAGCATTGCTACAGAACATGTGGCAAGTAATGTAGCACAAACACTAGTAAAAATAATAATGGATGAAGTGACAGGCGCTGCAAACAAAAAGAAAATTCTTGTGTGTGTTCCATTAGGAGAAGAGCATCATTTAGGATGTGATGTATTAGAAACATATCTTTCAATTAAGGGTTTTAAAGTATACAATATAGCTACATCAATTCCCACAGAATCAATACTCAGTTTTATCGAATATAATAAACCAGACATAGTATTAATTTCAATTACTCTTGAAGACAACATATCTGCAGGACAAAGATTAGTTAAAAAAATTAAAGATCAATATGATGTTCCAATTTTAGTGGGAGGGTTTGCATTTCAATCAGAAAAAGTCCATAAATTCAATGCCAAAGTCATTCCAGATGTAAATCTAGAAGAAATTCCAAGAATACTAAGGGCTGCATGA
- a CDS encoding transcription factor TFIIB cyclin-related protein encodes MITDEITGEIACSSCGVVLAEKSWETRLENSGFTDDGYLNSRVGGRISLKMADRSLPTIIEAQNKDSTGKSISRQNRILFYRLRMWDRNSRSSSSSTQSFQKAFTLLDGLRAKLGLPESVVEQTAYWFRKISAKKILGGRSTVVILCATTYIVCRLTNTPRTIQDVADAGNVKTKHLQRIYRFLVKELDIHPIAYKPDEFVTRLAKATNVSEKTQRLAFKILSIAEKKGITTSKNPMSMAAAVVHLASLKNKEKVSQLKISEVSGISAVTIRDRSKEITKCIGGEIYG; translated from the coding sequence GTGATTACAGATGAGATAACTGGTGAAATAGCATGTAGTAGTTGTGGAGTGGTTTTAGCTGAAAAGTCTTGGGAAACAAGACTAGAGAATTCAGGATTTACTGATGATGGATATTTGAATAGTAGAGTGGGTGGAAGAATTTCCTTAAAGATGGCAGACAGAAGCTTACCAACAATAATTGAGGCACAAAATAAAGATTCTACAGGTAAATCAATTTCAAGACAAAATCGTATTTTGTTTTATCGTTTACGTATGTGGGATAGAAATAGTAGATCCTCAAGTTCATCAACTCAATCATTTCAAAAGGCATTTACATTACTTGATGGGTTGAGAGCAAAATTAGGATTGCCTGAATCAGTAGTAGAACAAACAGCTTATTGGTTTAGAAAAATTTCTGCAAAAAAAATACTAGGAGGTAGATCAACAGTAGTAATTCTTTGCGCTACAACTTACATAGTATGTAGATTAACCAACACGCCTAGAACTATTCAAGATGTTGCAGATGCCGGAAATGTAAAGACCAAACATCTACAAAGAATTTACAGATTTCTAGTAAAAGAATTAGATATTCATCCAATTGCATACAAACCAGATGAATTTGTAACGAGACTTGCCAAAGCTACTAATGTATCAGAGAAAACTCAGAGGTTAGCTTTTAAAATTCTCAGTATTGCTGAAAAAAAAGGAATTACAACTAGCAAAAACCCAATGTCAATGGCAGCTGCAGTAGTTCATTTGGCATCACTAAAAAACAAAGAAAAAGTTTCACAGTTGAAAATTTCCGAGGTATCAGGAATTAGTGCAGTTACAATCAGAGATAGATCTAAAGAAATCACAAAATGTATTGGAGGTGAAATTTATGGGTAG
- a CDS encoding hypothetical protein (hypothetical protein GP2143_01695), whose product MMQKTDSQKIETILNDTKIPIRLACITSAGYPVVISLWHIMENGKIYCATQKKAKIVSYLKNNPTVGFEIAADHPPYKGIRGYGQAKIVENIGENILNILIDKYLGKKISTLSEFLKRNSDTEVAIEITPKKLNTYDYSKRMKDV is encoded by the coding sequence ATGATGCAAAAAACAGATTCTCAAAAAATTGAAACTATACTTAACGATACAAAGATTCCAATAAGACTAGCTTGTATCACATCAGCAGGATACCCTGTAGTAATTTCTTTATGGCATATTATGGAAAATGGAAAAATTTATTGTGCAACCCAAAAAAAGGCAAAAATTGTGTCATATTTGAAAAATAATCCAACAGTAGGATTTGAAATTGCAGCTGATCATCCACCCTATAAAGGAATTAGAGGTTATGGTCAAGCAAAAATAGTAGAAAATATTGGAGAAAATATTTTGAATATTTTAATTGATAAGTATTTGGGTAAAAAAATTTCTACATTGTCAGAATTCTTAAAAAGAAATTCAGATACAGAAGTTGCAATTGAAATAACACCTAAAAAATTAAACACCTATGATTACTCTAAACGAATGAAAGATGTATGA
- a CDS encoding Deoxyribodipyrimidine photolyase: MSKYKKTLFIFRRDLRLEDNTGLIYALKTSNEVIPCFILDTDILDNLKKSRLRIKFLNESLKDLNEQLIKRKTNLRIFRGRSEEIIEKIILENKIDGVFLNGDYTKFAQLKENKIKKICNQKNIGFNKFADYLLHVPDEIHTKEQKPYTVYSYFYKTAKTIPVRSKIKNNFRNYSLDKIKNDNSLEITIENKEKMEGGRRNALKILKNISEYKNYQKTRDYPGLDKTTKLSAHIRFGTISVREAYQAIKENLGIDHTLINQLYWREFFTYVLHHFPNSKSRTFKKKFRKIPWSTNKQEYHTWCKGETGFPIVDAGMRQLNKTGFMHNRVRMIVASFLTKDMHIDWKLGERYFAEKLVDYDPAVNAGNWQWAASTGCDAVPYFRIFNPWIQQEKFDSNCNYIKKWIPELETLQPKYIHNLWKKYPEGLTYPKPILNHKIESNKTKIIFKNQK; the protein is encoded by the coding sequence ATGTCTAAATACAAAAAAACATTATTCATATTTCGGCGAGATTTAAGATTAGAAGACAATACAGGATTAATTTATGCTTTAAAAACTTCTAACGAGGTAATCCCATGTTTCATTTTAGATACAGATATTTTAGATAATTTAAAAAAATCTAGATTGAGAATAAAATTTCTCAATGAATCATTAAAGGATCTTAATGAACAATTAATCAAAAGAAAAACCAATCTCAGAATATTCCGAGGTAGATCAGAAGAAATTATTGAGAAAATAATTTTAGAGAATAAAATTGACGGGGTTTTTTTAAATGGTGACTATACCAAATTTGCGCAATTAAAAGAAAACAAAATCAAAAAAATATGTAATCAAAAAAATATAGGTTTTAACAAATTTGCAGATTATTTATTGCATGTTCCAGATGAAATACATACAAAGGAACAAAAACCATACACAGTATATTCATATTTTTATAAAACTGCAAAAACAATTCCAGTCAGAAGCAAGATAAAAAATAATTTTAGAAATTATAGTCTAGATAAAATTAAAAACGACAATTCATTAGAAATTACAATAGAGAATAAAGAAAAAATGGAAGGTGGACGAAGAAACGCCTTAAAGATTTTAAAAAACATTTCAGAATACAAAAATTATCAAAAAACTAGAGATTATCCAGGATTAGATAAAACAACTAAATTATCTGCTCATATAAGATTTGGAACAATATCTGTTCGGGAAGCATATCAAGCAATAAAAGAAAATTTAGGCATAGATCACACCTTAATTAATCAATTATACTGGAGAGAATTTTTTACCTACGTTCTTCATCATTTCCCAAATTCAAAATCTAGAACTTTTAAGAAAAAATTTAGAAAAATACCGTGGAGTACCAACAAACAAGAGTATCATACTTGGTGTAAAGGTGAAACAGGATTTCCAATAGTAGATGCTGGAATGAGACAATTAAACAAAACAGGATTTATGCACAATAGAGTTAGAATGATCGTAGCATCATTTCTGACTAAAGATATGCATATAGACTGGAAGTTGGGGGAAAGGTATTTTGCAGAAAAACTAGTAGATTATGATCCTGCGGTGAATGCAGGAAACTGGCAATGGGCTGCATCCACTGGATGTGATGCAGTACCATACTTTAGAATATTCAACCCATGGATACAACAAGAGAAATTTGATTCAAATTGTAATTATATTAAAAAATGGATTCCAGAATTAGAAACACTTCAACCTAAATACATACATAATCTTTGGAAAAAATATCCTGAAGGATTAACATACCCAAAACCAATTCTTAACCACAAGATTGAATCAAACAAGACAAAAATTATTTTTAAAAATCAGAAATAA
- a CDS encoding metal dependent phosphohydrolase yields MNAVESLKNEVCTLMSNDTAHDFEHVMRVFKNAQRICKKEKVNEKLVLSAVLLHDIVSYPKSDKRSKLSSVKSAEKSIKILKKFDYTKQEIQIISDAIRDHSFSQNKTPKTIEGKILQDADRLDALGAIGIARVFAVGGSEKRPFYNISDPFCNHRTPNDKIWTLDHFYRKLLKLESLMNTKSGKIEAKKRTKILKYFLNQLKNEINYL; encoded by the coding sequence ATGAATGCGGTTGAATCGTTAAAAAATGAAGTATGTACTCTAATGTCTAATGATACTGCACATGATTTTGAACATGTCATGAGGGTTTTCAAAAACGCTCAACGTATTTGTAAAAAAGAAAAAGTTAATGAAAAACTCGTTTTAAGCGCTGTTTTATTACACGATATTGTATCTTATCCAAAATCTGATAAACGCTCTAAATTATCATCTGTAAAAAGTGCAGAAAAATCAATAAAGATTTTAAAAAAATTTGATTATACAAAACAAGAGATTCAGATAATTTCTGATGCAATTCGTGATCATAGTTTTTCTCAAAATAAAACCCCTAAAACTATAGAAGGTAAAATTCTCCAAGATGCCGACAGACTAGATGCACTTGGGGCAATAGGGATTGCTAGGGTGTTTGCTGTTGGAGGCTCTGAAAAAAGACCCTTTTACAACATTTCAGATCCTTTCTGTAACCATAGGACCCCAAATGACAAAATCTGGACTCTAGATCACTTTTATCGTAAATTACTCAAATTGGAGTCTCTTATGAATACAAAATCAGGTAAAATTGAGGCTAAAAAACGGACTAAAATATTAAAATATTTTTTGAATCAACTAAAAAATGAAATAAACTATCTCTAG
- a CDS encoding hypothetical protein (hypothetical protein CENSYa_0901), translated as MNEFRLIQNSVLPPNKIFEISVDIKNFHHILPNYFTSLKIIKNDKSEKIVIEKIKFLGFGTTVKTKHVIIPPNLHHVFILSGPLKGSFFIESYKKSDIGTAIIIDVYLKFFGFMNGFSFLNNYIIKRMSSVMVDFIKAAEIKVHSENFNND; from the coding sequence TTGAATGAATTTAGGCTTATCCAAAATTCTGTATTGCCTCCAAATAAAATTTTCGAGATAAGTGTAGATATTAAAAATTTTCATCATATTTTGCCAAATTATTTTACATCTCTAAAAATAATTAAAAATGATAAAAGTGAAAAAATTGTAATTGAAAAAATAAAATTTCTTGGATTTGGTACTACTGTTAAAACAAAACATGTTATTATTCCTCCGAATCTTCATCATGTTTTCATCTTGAGTGGCCCTCTAAAAGGTTCATTTTTTATTGAATCATATAAAAAATCAGACATTGGTACTGCGATAATTATTGATGTATATCTAAAATTTTTTGGATTCATGAATGGTTTTAGTTTTCTAAATAATTACATTATTAAGAGAATGTCTTCAGTTATGGTAGATTTTATCAAGGCAGCTGAGATTAAAGTTCATTCTGAAAATTTCAATAATGACTAA
- a CDS encoding NAD-dependent epimerase/dehydratase, which yields MNQEITDIQYSQLKPYSILVTGATGFIGSRLISKLSSSGFTVKGMSRKKLEDIPNVKYVQADVFDVEQLEEAMSGTEVVYYLLHSMEGDKGHWREFASRERIQAQNFLKAATKANVKRIIYLGGLVNDSLELSPHMQSRKDVGEILASGNIPVTQLRASLIIGSQGGSYAMLRYLVERLRIMVTPSWVKSLAQPIAVDDVIEYLVGCMTHPQTSGKIYEIGGPDIMTYEELMRVYSAYLNKNLFVIQIPFLTTRLSSYWVDLITPVKASLARPLIDSLVHDTIVHENSITDIIPLRLKSVRESIDIATKEMRDSPPVINRREEKTGFKINQKLLLGSLIAMSIIGTTYYWLDDRPDVYSTVWLAAGTMWYIGIISGIIFVKSKTRLGFIISGILSWITLAFWSFDNFYVVFNTSIIASHPNDVITIRNFIGIFVTVIAIISSHNTFHKVIDYQYKGKPI from the coding sequence ATGAATCAAGAAATTACTGATATTCAGTATTCTCAATTAAAACCATACTCAATTTTGGTAACTGGCGCAACTGGTTTTATTGGGTCTCGTCTTATATCAAAATTATCCTCATCTGGTTTCACCGTAAAAGGGATGAGTAGAAAAAAACTTGAAGATATTCCAAATGTAAAGTATGTTCAAGCAGATGTTTTTGATGTTGAACAGTTAGAAGAAGCCATGTCTGGAACTGAAGTGGTATATTATCTACTTCATTCAATGGAAGGAGATAAAGGGCATTGGAGAGAATTTGCATCTCGAGAAAGAATCCAGGCTCAAAATTTTCTTAAAGCTGCCACTAAAGCCAATGTTAAAAGAATAATTTATCTTGGCGGTTTAGTAAATGATAGTTTAGAATTATCTCCGCATATGCAAAGCAGAAAAGATGTTGGAGAAATTTTGGCATCAGGCAATATTCCGGTTACTCAATTACGTGCCTCATTGATTATCGGTTCTCAAGGAGGATCATATGCAATGCTTAGATATCTTGTAGAACGATTACGAATAATGGTTACACCCTCTTGGGTAAAGTCTCTTGCGCAACCAATCGCAGTTGATGATGTAATAGAATATCTTGTGGGCTGTATGACTCATCCGCAAACAAGTGGTAAAATTTATGAAATTGGTGGCCCTGATATAATGACCTATGAGGAATTGATGCGAGTTTATTCTGCTTATTTAAATAAAAATCTCTTTGTAATTCAAATTCCTTTTCTAACCACTAGACTTTCATCATATTGGGTAGATCTAATTACCCCAGTAAAGGCTTCATTGGCAAGACCGTTAATTGATAGTCTTGTTCATGATACTATAGTACATGAAAATTCCATTACTGATATAATTCCACTACGGTTAAAATCTGTTAGAGAATCAATTGATATCGCAACAAAAGAAATGAGGGATAGTCCTCCCGTGATAAATCGAAGAGAAGAAAAAACTGGTTTTAAAATCAATCAAAAACTTTTACTTGGATCTTTAATTGCAATGTCGATTATTGGAACCACTTACTATTGGTTAGATGACAGACCTGATGTTTATAGTACTGTTTGGCTTGCAGCTGGAACTATGTGGTATATCGGTATTATATCTGGAATAATTTTTGTCAAAAGTAAAACTCGTTTGGGATTTATTATTAGTGGTATTTTATCTTGGATTACACTAGCATTTTGGTCGTTTGATAATTTTTATGTTGTTTTTAATACTTCTATCATCGCTTCACATCCAAATGATGTAATTACAATTAGAAATTTTATTGGAATCTTTGTTACTGTAATTGCAATTATCTCCTCTCATAATACTTTCCATAAGGTAATTGATTATCAATACAAAGGTAAACCAATTTAA
- a CDS encoding hypothetical protein (hypothetical protein Nmar_0974): MAHDQNELKILGDIIASNKKIPFSEIIDEYENHLKLAMSKNPTTKTHTNVIMHIFGYFLKHLNRNEKQIFFDRLEQYRLGKTTLGKILFEINDVSYRFDNTYLASQTYFLLYSDIDSKPLFQPNNQRKYE, encoded by the coding sequence ATGGCACATGATCAAAATGAATTAAAAATACTGGGGGACATAATTGCAAGTAATAAAAAAATTCCATTTTCAGAGATAATAGACGAGTATGAGAATCACCTAAAACTTGCAATGTCAAAAAACCCAACAACCAAAACACATACAAATGTAATTATGCATATTTTTGGATACTTTCTAAAACATCTAAATCGAAATGAAAAACAGATATTTTTTGACAGATTAGAACAATACAGATTAGGAAAAACAACTTTAGGCAAGATTCTATTTGAAATAAATGATGTGTCTTATCGTTTTGATAATACATATCTTGCAAGTCAGACATATTTTTTATTATATTCAGATATTGATTCTAAACCATTATTTCAGCCAAACAATCAAAGAAAATATGAATAA
- a CDS encoding SNARE associated protein, protein MDIFEILAEFSYFGVFLVLIGVNASPILMPPTWIILSSFFALDPSLNLILLSIIGATGATVGRFILKFISGYFRKFVGPEQQSNLDIIGDFLNRKKYGYILASFLFGATPLPSNMLFITYGLIKSKSIGLYVGFWCGRALSYYVMLSISNVVLTPFLQIFEERYIGILVVDAISIGTVMFFTSINWAHLITHKKLKFVKPKLWRF, encoded by the coding sequence ATGGATATCTTTGAGATTTTAGCCGAATTTTCGTATTTTGGGGTTTTTCTTGTTCTGATTGGTGTAAACGCATCCCCAATTCTAATGCCGCCGACCTGGATTATTTTGTCCTCATTTTTTGCACTTGATCCTAGTTTGAATCTGATTCTCCTTTCAATTATTGGTGCAACTGGTGCAACTGTTGGACGATTCATTTTGAAATTCATCAGTGGTTATTTTAGAAAATTTGTAGGACCAGAACAACAATCTAATCTTGATATTATTGGAGATTTTCTAAATAGAAAAAAATATGGATATATTCTTGCATCTTTTTTATTTGGAGCAACTCCGCTTCCTAGCAATATGCTCTTTATCACTTATGGATTAATAAAATCAAAAAGTATTGGGTTGTATGTTGGATTTTGGTGTGGCAGAGCCTTATCTTACTATGTGATGCTATCCATTAGTAATGTTGTTTTGACTCCTTTTCTTCAAATTTTTGAAGAACGATATATTGGAATATTGGTAGTTGATGCAATAAGTATTGGAACTGTTATGTTTTTTACTTCTATTAATTGGGCCCATTTAATAACACATAAAAAATTAAAATTTGTAAAACCCAAATTGTGGAGATTTTAA